The following are encoded together in the Azospirillum lipoferum 4B genome:
- a CDS encoding CoxG family protein, with amino-acid sequence MDITGTHSVPGPRDRVFAALCDPAVLMRCIPVLEEMERLSPTDYAARVRTTLGPMKARFSGRLKLEPEDGLHRYRLLAQGNGGLAGAVKGEALVILEEDGGRTLLTYSLTVALGGAVGRLAAKLVQAKTDRVLAAFFERFAEEIHARLD; translated from the coding sequence ATGGACATCACCGGCACACACAGCGTCCCCGGGCCGCGCGACCGCGTGTTCGCGGCGCTCTGCGACCCGGCGGTGCTGATGCGCTGCATCCCCGTGCTGGAAGAGATGGAGCGGCTGTCCCCCACCGACTATGCCGCGCGGGTGCGGACCACGCTGGGGCCGATGAAGGCGCGCTTCTCCGGCCGGCTGAAACTGGAACCGGAGGATGGCCTCCACCGCTACCGGCTGCTCGCCCAGGGCAACGGCGGGCTGGCCGGCGCCGTGAAGGGCGAGGCGCTGGTGATCCTGGAGGAGGATGGCGGGCGCACCCTGCTGACCTACAGCCTGACCGTTGCGCTGGGCGGGGCCGTCGGCCGGCTGGCGGCAAAGCTGGTGCAGGCCAAGACCGACCGGGTGCTGGCCGCCTTCTTCGAACGCTTCGCCGAGGAGATTCACGCCCGTCTCGACTGA
- a CDS encoding secondary thiamine-phosphate synthase enzyme YjbQ produces the protein MRQAATTLTIATRGTGLVEVTAPVRHWVTEQGMTTGLLTVFCRHTSASLTIQENADPDVQADLLRFFRRLVAEDPSLYDHTTEGPDDMPAHIRSALTGVSLSIPVMEGEPVLGIWQGIYLFEHRSRPHRREIALHLLGD, from the coding sequence ATGCGACAAGCCGCCACGACGCTGACGATCGCCACCCGCGGCACCGGATTGGTCGAGGTGACGGCCCCGGTGCGGCACTGGGTGACGGAGCAGGGCATGACGACCGGGCTGCTGACGGTCTTCTGCCGCCACACCTCGGCCTCCCTGACCATCCAGGAGAACGCCGACCCCGACGTGCAGGCCGACCTGCTGCGCTTCTTCCGCCGGCTGGTGGCGGAGGACCCGTCGCTCTACGACCACACCACCGAGGGGCCGGACGACATGCCCGCGCATATCCGCTCCGCGCTGACCGGCGTCAGCCTGTCGATCCCGGTGATGGAGGGGGAACCGGTGCTGGGCATCTGGCAGGGCATCTACCTGTTCGAACACCGTTCCCGGCCGCACCGGCGGGAGATCGCGCTGCATCTGCTGGGGGACTGA
- a CDS encoding DegQ family serine endoprotease produces the protein MTTIPATTPNRPNRLRRTVAALLLGSTVLTGPALAGWAASHAQQTATPPAVTMVQDTPSTFADLAAKVSPAVVNIAATQEAKAEPRAQRGPGIPGFPPGSPFEEFFRQFQDQMGRNGGPDGGQDDQSPGPRGRSGALGSGFIIDPAGFVVTNNHVIDGASEITVTLQDGTAMPAKVIGRDAKTDIALLKVEPKKPLPSVDWADSDKTRVGDWVMAVGNPFGLGGTVTKGIVSARGRDIHSGPYDDYFQLDAAINRGNSGGPTFDLAGRVIGINTAIYSPNGGSVGIGFAIPSNLAKDVVAQLKESGKVERGWLGVKIQEVTPDIADSVGLPAAKGALVADVTADSPAQRAGLRQGDVVLSYAGKPVNSLRDLTRSVADTKPGDSVELKVLRGGRETAVQVRIDRLSEQPQVASADTDGGTGTAPQAEVAAVKGLKLAPLDQAARKRLGIAEDVRGVVVVGLSGSVDVPIRPGDVIERIGDAEVKSPADVRRHVTEAEKAGQKALLMLINRQGNESFVALKLKA, from the coding sequence ATGACCACCATTCCCGCCACCACGCCGAACCGTCCGAACCGCCTGCGCCGTACCGTCGCCGCCCTGCTGCTGGGCTCCACGGTGCTGACGGGGCCGGCGCTGGCCGGATGGGCGGCATCGCATGCGCAGCAGACGGCCACGCCGCCCGCCGTGACGATGGTGCAGGACACGCCCTCCACCTTCGCCGATCTCGCCGCCAAGGTCAGCCCCGCCGTCGTCAACATCGCCGCGACGCAGGAGGCCAAGGCCGAACCGCGGGCGCAGCGCGGCCCCGGCATCCCCGGCTTCCCGCCGGGCTCGCCCTTCGAGGAGTTCTTCCGCCAGTTCCAGGACCAGATGGGCCGGAATGGCGGCCCGGACGGCGGTCAGGATGACCAGAGCCCTGGACCGCGGGGCAGGAGCGGGGCGCTCGGCTCCGGCTTCATCATCGATCCGGCCGGCTTCGTCGTGACCAACAACCATGTCATCGACGGCGCCAGCGAGATCACCGTCACCCTGCAGGACGGCACCGCCATGCCGGCCAAGGTGATCGGCCGCGACGCCAAGACCGACATCGCCCTGCTGAAGGTGGAGCCGAAGAAACCGCTGCCGTCGGTCGACTGGGCCGACAGCGACAAGACCCGCGTCGGCGACTGGGTGATGGCCGTCGGCAACCCGTTCGGTCTCGGCGGCACCGTCACCAAGGGCATCGTGTCGGCCCGCGGGCGCGACATCCACAGCGGGCCGTATGACGACTATTTCCAGCTCGACGCCGCCATCAACCGCGGCAATTCGGGCGGGCCGACCTTCGACCTCGCCGGCCGGGTGATCGGCATCAACACAGCCATCTACTCCCCCAACGGCGGTTCGGTCGGCATCGGCTTCGCCATCCCGTCCAACCTCGCCAAGGACGTGGTGGCCCAGTTGAAGGAGTCCGGCAAGGTCGAGCGCGGCTGGCTCGGCGTGAAGATCCAGGAGGTGACGCCGGACATCGCCGACAGCGTCGGCCTGCCCGCCGCCAAGGGTGCCCTGGTGGCCGACGTCACCGCCGACAGCCCGGCCCAGCGCGCCGGCCTGCGTCAGGGTGACGTGGTGCTGAGCTATGCCGGCAAGCCGGTCAACAGCCTGCGCGACCTGACCCGCAGCGTGGCCGACACCAAGCCCGGCGACTCGGTCGAGCTGAAGGTCCTGCGCGGCGGCCGTGAGACGGCGGTGCAGGTCCGCATCGACCGCCTGAGCGAGCAGCCGCAGGTCGCGTCGGCCGACACCGACGGCGGCACCGGCACCGCCCCGCAGGCCGAGGTCGCGGCGGTGAAGGGGCTGAAGCTCGCCCCGCTGGATCAGGCGGCGCGCAAGCGCCTGGGCATCGCCGAGGATGTCAGGGGCGTGGTCGTGGTCGGATTGTCGGGCAGCGTCGACGTGCCGATCCGTCCCGGCGACGTGATCGAGCGGATCGGCGATGCCGAGGTGAAGAGCCCGGCCGATGTCCGCCGCCATGTGACCGAAGCCGAGAAGGCCGGCCAGAAGGCGCTGCTGATGCTGATTAACCGTCAGGGCAACGAGTCCTTCGTCGCGCTGAAGCTGAAGGCCTGA
- a CDS encoding winged helix-turn-helix domain-containing protein, translating to MKILVIEDDRQAASYLAKGLKEAGHVVDVANDGKEGLFLAGAEHYDVMIVDRMLPGRDGLSLVQVLRAAGNDTPVLFLSALGSVDDRVKGLKAGGDDYLTKPFAFSELLARIEVLVRRRGAAQPQTRLVVGDLELDLLSRSVKRAGKTIDLLPREFSLLEYLMRNAGSVVTRTMMLENVWDYHFDPQTNVIDVHIARLRQKIDKDFPTPLIHTVRGAGYSLRVAEG from the coding sequence ATGAAGATTCTCGTCATTGAAGATGATCGCCAGGCCGCCAGCTACCTCGCCAAGGGGCTGAAGGAGGCGGGCCATGTGGTGGACGTCGCCAACGACGGGAAGGAGGGCCTGTTCCTTGCCGGCGCCGAGCATTACGACGTGATGATCGTCGACCGCATGCTGCCGGGCCGCGACGGGCTGTCGCTGGTCCAGGTTCTGCGGGCGGCCGGCAACGACACGCCGGTCCTGTTCCTGTCGGCGCTGGGCAGCGTCGACGACCGGGTGAAGGGCCTGAAGGCCGGCGGCGACGATTACCTGACCAAGCCCTTCGCCTTCTCCGAGCTTCTCGCCCGCATCGAGGTGCTGGTGCGCCGCCGGGGCGCGGCCCAGCCGCAGACCCGGCTGGTGGTGGGCGACCTGGAGCTGGACCTGCTGTCGCGCAGCGTCAAGCGCGCCGGCAAGACCATCGACCTGCTGCCGCGCGAGTTCTCGCTGCTGGAATATCTGATGCGCAACGCCGGCAGCGTGGTGACCCGCACCATGATGCTGGAGAATGTCTGGGACTATCACTTCGATCCCCAGACCAACGTCATCGACGTGCACATCGCCCGTCTGCGCCAGAAGATCGACAAGGATTTCCCCACCCCCCTGATCCATACCGTGCGCGGCGCCGGCTACAGCCTGCGCGTGGCGGAGGGGTGA
- a CDS encoding sensor histidine kinase, with amino-acid sequence MKGETHSGGLHGFLAAGLRLVRTTAFRLALLYLAMFVLSVGLILGVVYRTTAGFLEQEIGETIALEVAGLQDHYRIHGLPGLVDVVRARSAVPNNNSIYLLTTSAGVILAGNLSGWPAAVPNASGWTHFKVADYGGVTNRPSTAQAVTFTLPGQFRLLVGRDMSEIDQLRARMFRSLGWILGSTALLGLGGGLLMSRGAMRRIEAINRTTRQIMSGDLSDRVPRFGGGDEMDRLAGNLNAMLDRIERLMTGMRQVTDSVAHDLRTPLTRLRSRIELALLHETEDPEVYRTVLQDTIAEADRLLATFSALLSIAEAESGAKRQDFVAVDLAEVVELAADLYEPVADERGQRLSVDVRGKPTVRGNGQLLAQAVSNLLDNAIKYTPEGGTISLVLEGPAPGRAACISVADSGPGIPAEMRDKVLQRFVRLDTARASPGNGLGLSLVDAVATLHGAGLELDDNAPGLRVSLVFPPEARR; translated from the coding sequence TTGAAAGGCGAGACCCACTCCGGCGGCCTGCACGGCTTCCTTGCCGCGGGCCTGCGGCTGGTGCGGACCACGGCGTTCCGGCTGGCGCTGCTCTATCTGGCGATGTTCGTTCTGTCGGTCGGGCTGATCCTGGGCGTGGTCTACCGCACCACGGCCGGCTTCCTGGAGCAGGAGATCGGCGAGACCATCGCGCTGGAGGTCGCCGGGCTTCAGGACCATTACCGCATCCACGGGCTGCCCGGTCTGGTCGACGTGGTGCGGGCGCGCAGCGCAGTTCCCAACAACAATTCCATCTATCTGCTGACCACCTCCGCCGGGGTGATCCTGGCCGGCAACCTGTCGGGCTGGCCGGCGGCGGTGCCCAATGCCAGCGGCTGGACCCATTTCAAGGTCGCCGATTATGGCGGGGTCACCAACAGGCCATCGACCGCACAGGCCGTGACCTTCACCCTGCCGGGGCAGTTCCGCCTGCTGGTCGGCCGCGACATGAGCGAGATCGACCAGCTGCGTGCCCGCATGTTCCGCTCGCTCGGCTGGATCCTGGGCTCCACCGCGCTGCTCGGGCTGGGGGGCGGGCTGCTGATGAGCCGCGGCGCCATGCGGCGGATCGAGGCGATCAACCGCACCACCCGCCAGATCATGAGCGGCGACCTGAGCGACCGGGTGCCGCGTTTCGGCGGCGGCGACGAGATGGACCGGCTGGCCGGCAACCTCAATGCCATGCTCGACCGGATCGAGCGGCTGATGACCGGGATGCGGCAGGTGACCGACAGCGTCGCCCACGACCTGCGCACGCCGCTGACCCGCCTGCGCTCCCGCATCGAGCTGGCCCTGCTGCATGAGACCGAGGACCCGGAGGTCTACCGCACCGTCCTGCAGGACACGATTGCCGAGGCCGACCGGCTGCTCGCCACCTTCAGCGCCCTGCTGTCGATCGCGGAGGCCGAATCGGGCGCCAAGCGCCAGGATTTCGTGGCGGTCGATCTGGCAGAGGTGGTGGAACTCGCTGCCGACCTCTACGAACCGGTGGCGGACGAGCGCGGCCAGCGGCTGAGCGTGGATGTCCGGGGCAAGCCGACCGTGCGCGGTAATGGCCAGCTTCTGGCCCAGGCGGTGTCGAACCTGCTGGACAACGCCATCAAATACACGCCGGAGGGCGGCACCATCTCGCTGGTGCTGGAAGGCCCGGCGCCCGGCCGCGCCGCCTGCATCTCGGTGGCCGACAGCGGTCCCGGCATCCCGGCGGAGATGCGCGACAAGGTCCTGCAGCGCTTCGTCCGGCTGGACACCGCCCGCGCGTCGCCCGGCAACGGGCTGGGGCTGAGCCTCGTCGACGCGGTGGCGACGCTGCATGGCGCTGGCCTGGAGCTGGACGACAATGCGCCGGGCCTGCGGGTCAGCCTTGTCTTCCCGCCGGAAGCGCGGCGGTAG
- a CDS encoding AI-2E family transporter, with amino-acid sequence MAIPSRPTASKAAAHQGAVPPGRTGGGAMQEEPPARAGRGELAVFTWKVLIVAGIGALALFLWNVSGTLLLIFTGVLFAILLQRLTGYVRQATGLAHGWALAIVLVALVLLVGGGGWLMGTSMTAQLGQLQEQVTRAMGMLPEEWRQRIMDQSKNWPWMSQLSGFASGLVYVIADAVVVMFAALYLAASPGVYRRGVVLLVPPQGQERAWEVMDVAGDSLWKWLIGQLVAMAAVGTLTAIGLWLLGIPSALALGLVAGLLEFIPLIGPFLAAIPALLIAFSQSPQDVLWVAGLYLVIQQVEGNLVTPLLQKRVVDLPPVITIGAIAAGGVLFGILGMFLATPMAVVVLVLINLLYIEDKLGQPRHFPSSDS; translated from the coding sequence ATGGCGATACCCAGCCGCCCCACGGCCAGCAAGGCCGCCGCTCACCAGGGTGCCGTCCCGCCCGGCCGGACCGGCGGCGGGGCGATGCAGGAGGAGCCGCCGGCGCGGGCCGGGCGCGGCGAACTGGCCGTCTTCACCTGGAAGGTGCTGATCGTCGCCGGGATTGGCGCTCTGGCGCTGTTCCTGTGGAATGTGTCGGGCACGCTGCTGCTGATCTTCACCGGCGTGCTGTTCGCCATCCTGCTGCAGCGGCTGACCGGCTATGTGCGGCAGGCGACCGGGCTGGCCCATGGCTGGGCGCTGGCCATCGTGCTGGTGGCCTTGGTGCTGCTGGTCGGCGGCGGCGGCTGGCTGATGGGCACCTCGATGACGGCGCAGCTCGGCCAGTTGCAGGAGCAGGTGACCAGGGCCATGGGCATGCTGCCGGAGGAGTGGCGCCAGCGCATCATGGACCAGAGCAAGAACTGGCCCTGGATGAGCCAGCTGAGCGGCTTCGCCTCCGGCCTCGTCTATGTCATCGCCGACGCGGTGGTGGTGATGTTCGCCGCCCTCTATCTGGCGGCCTCGCCCGGCGTCTACCGGCGCGGCGTGGTGCTGCTGGTGCCGCCGCAGGGGCAGGAGCGGGCGTGGGAGGTGATGGACGTCGCCGGTGACAGCCTGTGGAAATGGTTGATCGGCCAGCTGGTGGCGATGGCCGCGGTGGGCACGCTGACCGCCATCGGGCTCTGGCTTCTGGGCATTCCGTCGGCGCTCGCCTTGGGGCTGGTGGCCGGGTTGCTGGAGTTCATTCCGCTGATCGGCCCCTTCCTGGCGGCGATCCCGGCGCTGCTGATCGCGTTTTCCCAGTCGCCGCAGGATGTGCTGTGGGTCGCCGGGCTCTATCTGGTCATCCAGCAGGTGGAGGGGAATCTCGTCACCCCGCTGCTGCAGAAGCGGGTGGTCGATCTGCCGCCGGTGATCACCATCGGCGCCATCGCCGCCGGCGGCGTGCTGTTCGGCATCCTCGGCATGTTCCTGGCAACGCCGATGGCCGTTGTCGTGCTGGTGCTGATCAACCTGCTCTACATCGAGGACAAGCTGGGCCAGCCCCGGCATTTCCCCAGCAGCGACTCCTGA
- a CDS encoding MDR family MFS transporter produces the protein MTETAARPATPAAASPDDVPPVFTHQEILRVFSGVALAMLMAAMDQTIVATALPTMASQFGGLEMLPWVVTAYLLTSTTTTPIYGKLSDLYGRKRVLQTAILLFLVGSVLCAAAQSMTQLILFRGLQGLGGGGLMSLAFTIIGDVVAPRERGRYQGMIGGVFALASVAGPLLGGIFTETIGWHWIFLINLPLGVAAFAMTRSTLSRLPAGRAKPRIDVAGAALLTGAVTCLLVYATRGEAMGWSSPAAFLLLAAGLAMLAVFLWHEQRIEEPILPLHLFRRPVVAVATPVVAVSAMVLFAGIVYLPLHLQLVQGASATLSGLLLLPLVLGMTLGSVGGGRLIARTGRYKAFPLVGLALSGVMYALLGTLPELAGSGLWSTLILVPLGMGLGLVMPVMTVAVQNAVEQRDLGAATASVGFFRSLGGSVGVAVFGAVFNAVVSERLEGAGLSGRAVLDHGAAALADLPPAVRGGVVATLEHGFATLFLLAAALAVVSFAMTLFLKELPLRSSRDGRGEAAPAAEG, from the coding sequence ATGACCGAGACCGCCGCCCGTCCCGCAACGCCCGCAGCCGCCTCTCCCGACGATGTCCCGCCGGTCTTCACCCACCAGGAGATCCTGCGGGTGTTCAGCGGGGTGGCGCTGGCGATGCTGATGGCGGCGATGGACCAGACCATCGTCGCCACGGCGCTGCCGACGATGGCGAGCCAGTTCGGCGGGCTGGAGATGCTGCCCTGGGTGGTCACCGCCTATCTGCTGACCTCCACCACCACGACGCCGATCTACGGCAAGCTGTCGGACCTCTATGGCCGCAAGCGGGTGCTGCAGACGGCGATCCTGCTGTTCCTGGTCGGCTCCGTCCTGTGCGCGGCGGCGCAGAGCATGACCCAGCTGATCCTGTTCCGCGGCCTGCAGGGGCTGGGCGGCGGCGGGCTGATGTCGCTGGCCTTCACTATCATCGGCGACGTGGTGGCCCCGCGCGAGCGCGGACGCTACCAGGGCATGATCGGCGGCGTCTTCGCGCTGGCCAGCGTCGCCGGGCCGCTCTTGGGCGGCATCTTCACCGAAACCATCGGCTGGCATTGGATTTTCCTGATCAACCTGCCGCTGGGGGTGGCGGCCTTCGCCATGACCCGCAGCACCCTGTCGCGCCTGCCCGCCGGCCGGGCCAAGCCGCGCATCGACGTGGCGGGCGCGGCGCTGCTGACCGGTGCGGTGACCTGCCTGCTGGTCTACGCCACCCGCGGCGAGGCGATGGGCTGGAGCAGCCCGGCGGCCTTCCTCCTGCTGGCGGCGGGCCTCGCCATGCTGGCCGTCTTCCTGTGGCACGAGCAGCGGATCGAAGAGCCGATCCTGCCGCTGCACCTGTTCCGCCGCCCGGTGGTCGCGGTGGCGACGCCGGTGGTCGCGGTGTCCGCGATGGTGCTGTTCGCCGGCATCGTCTATCTGCCGCTGCACCTCCAGCTGGTGCAGGGCGCCAGCGCCACCCTGTCCGGCCTGCTGCTTCTGCCGCTGGTGCTGGGCATGACCCTGGGATCGGTCGGCGGCGGCCGGCTGATCGCGCGGACCGGGCGCTACAAGGCCTTTCCGCTGGTCGGGCTGGCGCTGTCGGGGGTGATGTACGCCCTGCTCGGCACCTTGCCGGAACTGGCCGGCAGCGGGCTGTGGTCGACGCTGATCCTGGTGCCGCTGGGTATGGGGCTGGGGCTGGTGATGCCGGTGATGACGGTCGCCGTGCAGAATGCGGTGGAGCAGCGCGACCTGGGGGCGGCCACCGCCTCGGTCGGCTTCTTCCGCTCGCTCGGCGGTTCGGTCGGCGTGGCGGTGTTCGGCGCCGTGTTCAACGCCGTGGTGTCGGAACGGCTGGAGGGGGCCGGCCTGTCCGGTCGCGCGGTGCTGGACCATGGCGCCGCGGCGCTGGCCGACCTGCCCCCGGCGGTCCGCGGCGGGGTGGTGGCGACGCTGGAGCACGGCTTCGCCACCCTGTTCCTGCTGGCCGCCGCGCTGGCGGTCGTCTCCTTCGCCATGACCCTGTTCCTGAAGGAGCTGCCGCTGCGCTCCTCCCGCGACGGCCGGGGCGAGGCCGCCCCGGCGGCCGAGGGGTGA
- the ndk gene encoding nucleoside-diphosphate kinase, translating to MAVERTLSIIKPDATRRNLTGKINAKFEDGGLRIVAQKRVQLSKAQAEQFYGVHRERPFFNDLVSFMISGPVVLQVLEGENAIARNREIMGATNPANAAEGTIRKEFAESIEANSVHGSDAPETAAQEIAFFFAGIELVG from the coding sequence ATGGCCGTCGAACGGACCCTCTCGATCATCAAGCCCGATGCCACCCGCCGCAACCTGACCGGCAAGATCAACGCCAAGTTCGAGGACGGTGGCCTGCGCATCGTCGCCCAGAAGCGCGTCCAGCTGTCGAAGGCCCAGGCCGAGCAGTTCTACGGCGTGCATCGCGAGCGTCCGTTCTTCAACGATCTGGTGTCCTTCATGATCTCCGGCCCGGTGGTCCTGCAGGTCCTGGAAGGCGAGAACGCCATCGCCCGCAACCGCGAGATCATGGGCGCCACCAACCCGGCCAACGCCGCCGAGGGCACCATCCGCAAGGAGTTCGCCGAATCGATCGAGGCCAACTCGGTCCACGGTTCGGACGCTCCGGAGACGGCCGCCCAGGAGATCGCCTTCTTCTTCGCCGGCATCGAGCTGGTGGGCTGA